One window of the Microcoleus sp. AS-A8 genome contains the following:
- a CDS encoding phage holin family protein, translated as MPNFLLTWLLAAVSLVITAYLVPGFVIQSFVAALIASVILGLVNAIIKPILVLLTLPITIVSLGLFLFVVNAITIWLAGYLTPGFDVRGFIPALIGSIVLTIVSSVLNHLVGDRA; from the coding sequence ATGCCAAACTTCTTGTTGACTTGGCTACTCGCGGCTGTGTCATTGGTGATTACAGCCTATCTAGTACCGGGCTTTGTGATCCAAAGTTTTGTAGCTGCTTTGATAGCATCGGTGATTTTAGGGTTAGTCAATGCGATCATCAAACCGATTTTAGTCCTTCTGACACTACCGATCACAATTGTGAGCCTAGGCTTGTTTCTGTTTGTTGTAAACGCCATCACAATTTGGCTAGCGGGTTATCTCACCCCTGGTTTTGATGTGAGAGGCTTTATTCCTGCTTTAATCGGTTCAATCGTACTCACTATAGTGAGCAGTGTACTTAACCATCTGGTTGGCGATCGCGCTTAG
- the cobJ gene encoding precorrin-3B C(17)-methyltransferase, which produces MLLFQDFQPLALVATTPTGAQRLQPLCQTSGASLWVPESLSIAQAQNYTGSLKDHIASLWHHHRAFVFCLATGAVVRLIAPLLEDKSRDPAVVVVDEQGQFVISLCSGHQGKAEQLARMIALQLGATPVLTGASAGLGLPGVDMLGVPFGWQRGEGDWTGVSAAVARGESVLVMQEAGSKLWQNHLPQAHPFNLRCPESPATESEIVESKEQPNHPTSHSPLPPLIKGGSQNPNLMPKARIWISPIQRRFSPESDFPEVQWHPRVLWVGIGCERGTSRALIETAIQQVCQQNHLAESAIAGLATIDIKADEVGLVELCRERHWPLRTFPAEVLRSVKVPNPSAIVDKEVGTPSVAEAAAIVGAGFMPALSDGVGQPQVGQPQGVPLRVAKQIFKLEGQPGAVTVAIAQSEREYTGRIGQLLLVGTGPGQLDQITPAAQTAISRADVVIGYSLYIDLITPVLRPGQIVEALPITQERQRAERAIELAQWGLTVAVVSSGDCGIYGMAGLVLEELRAQGWDGKTPGVQVFPGITALQSAASRVGAPLMHDFCAISLSDLLTPWEMIEKRLIAAAQADFVTALYNPRSRTRTEQIATARAIFLKYRKPMTPVALVRSAYRQEEQITLTTLEKLLEAPIDMLTTVLIGNESTRTHGDWMITPRGYLGFESESTGLNSPKRDRQPDG; this is translated from the coding sequence GTGTTGCTTTTCCAAGATTTTCAACCCCTAGCCCTTGTCGCCACCACCCCCACAGGTGCCCAACGATTGCAACCTCTGTGTCAAACCAGTGGCGCAAGCCTTTGGGTGCCAGAGTCACTGAGCATTGCACAGGCTCAAAACTACACAGGTTCTCTCAAAGACCATATTGCCAGCTTATGGCACCACCACCGTGCCTTTGTATTTTGCTTAGCTACTGGAGCCGTAGTGCGGTTGATTGCTCCCCTTCTAGAGGATAAATCCCGCGATCCCGCCGTTGTTGTCGTTGATGAACAGGGGCAGTTTGTCATCAGTTTATGTAGTGGACACCAAGGGAAAGCGGAGCAATTGGCAAGAATGATTGCGCTCCAACTGGGGGCAACTCCTGTTTTAACAGGTGCCTCTGCTGGGTTAGGCTTACCGGGAGTGGATATGTTGGGCGTTCCCTTCGGTTGGCAACGAGGGGAGGGAGATTGGACGGGGGTGAGTGCTGCGGTGGCGCGAGGTGAATCCGTCCTGGTGATGCAAGAGGCAGGCTCAAAACTGTGGCAAAATCATCTTCCCCAGGCACATCCATTTAACTTGAGATGTCCTGAATCTCCTGCAACCGAATCAGAGATTGTTGAGTCTAAAGAACAACCGAATCATCCAACATCCCACTCCCCCTTACCCCCCCTGATTAAGGGGGGGAGCCAAAATCCCAATTTGATGCCCAAAGCGAGGATTTGGATTAGCCCCATACAAAGGCGATTTTCACCCGAATCGGATTTCCCAGAAGTCCAGTGGCATCCACGGGTGTTGTGGGTGGGCATTGGTTGCGAGCGAGGGACATCCAGAGCGTTGATTGAGACAGCGATTCAGCAGGTTTGTCAGCAAAATCATTTAGCTGAAAGTGCGATCGCAGGACTTGCCACCATCGATATTAAAGCCGATGAAGTGGGATTAGTCGAATTATGCCGCGAACGCCATTGGCCTTTACGCACCTTCCCAGCAGAAGTGCTACGCTCCGTTAAAGTCCCCAATCCCTCAGCAATTGTGGACAAAGAAGTCGGAACGCCCAGTGTTGCCGAAGCCGCAGCAATCGTAGGGGCAGGTTTTATGCCTGCCCTTTCCGACGGCGTAGGGCAACCACAAGTAGGGCAGCCACAAGGGGTGCCTCTACGGGTGGCAAAACAAATTTTTAAATTAGAAGGGCAACCAGGGGCGGTGACAGTTGCGATCGCCCAATCGGAACGAGAATATACGGGGCGTATTGGTCAATTATTACTCGTGGGTACGGGGCCAGGACAATTAGACCAGATCACGCCTGCGGCTCAAACTGCCATCTCTCGTGCGGATGTCGTGATTGGCTACTCTCTTTATATTGATTTAATTACCCCTGTGCTACGTCCGGGGCAGATTGTGGAAGCCCTACCGATTACGCAGGAACGGCAACGGGCAGAAAGAGCCATTGAATTAGCACAGTGGGGTTTAACGGTAGCCGTTGTCTCCTCTGGGGATTGTGGGATCTACGGCATGGCGGGATTAGTGTTAGAAGAACTTCGTGCCCAAGGTTGGGATGGGAAGACTCCAGGGGTACAGGTATTTCCGGGAATTACCGCCTTGCAATCGGCGGCGTCTCGTGTGGGTGCGCCGTTGATGCATGACTTCTGTGCGATTAGCTTAAGCGACTTGTTAACGCCTTGGGAAATGATTGAAAAGCGTCTAATTGCTGCTGCCCAAGCTGATTTTGTCACGGCGTTGTATAATCCGCGATCGCGTACTCGCACCGAGCAGATAGCCACAGCCAGAGCGATCTTTTTAAAGTATCGCAAGCCAATGACTCCAGTGGCACTGGTTCGCTCCGCCTATCGCCAAGAGGAACAGATTACTCTCACCACCTTAGAAAAACTCCTGGAAGCGCCCATTGATATGCTCACGACAGTGCTGATTGGCAACGAAAGTACCAGAACTCATGGGGATTGGATGATTACCCCACGAGGTTATCTCGGCTTTGAGAGCGAATCAACAGGACTGAATTCACCTAAGCGCGATCGCCAACCAGATGGTTAA
- a CDS encoding EAL domain-containing protein, protein MLHNIPQGSISSKALQAALLENRFCLYSQPIMPLTPQEGSLIHQEILLRMVGHDGQIIPPNNFLPHAEQYGLMPAIDRWVLESFFNNLPSPNQCMSCWARGDYCGCLNSLNLSGSSINDEEFLKFLEEAVASHLVPPQSLLFEITETVALSNIEKTRQFICRLQQIGCQFALDDFGTGMASLAYLKELPLNFVKIDGMFVRDLTTNPVSEAIVSAIVQITQVKGTQTIAEYVENAAILERLKALGVGYAQGFYLGKPQPISWFNPEVAFLGQQRRS, encoded by the coding sequence GTGCTACACAATATTCCTCAAGGGTCAATAAGTAGTAAAGCACTACAAGCCGCCCTATTAGAAAATCGTTTTTGCCTATATTCTCAGCCCATCATGCCGCTAACGCCTCAAGAAGGCTCCCTCATTCACCAGGAAATTTTATTACGAATGGTAGGGCATGATGGTCAAATCATTCCGCCCAACAACTTTCTCCCCCATGCCGAACAATATGGATTAATGCCAGCGATTGACCGCTGGGTGTTAGAATCCTTCTTCAATAACCTTCCTAGCCCTAATCAGTGTATGAGCTGTTGGGCGAGGGGTGATTATTGTGGTTGTCTGAATTCTTTAAATTTATCAGGCTCCAGTATTAACGACGAAGAATTTTTGAAGTTTCTGGAAGAAGCTGTAGCCAGTCATCTAGTTCCCCCTCAAAGCCTATTGTTTGAAATCACAGAAACAGTCGCTTTGTCGAACATCGAAAAAACTAGGCAATTTATCTGCCGATTACAGCAAATTGGTTGTCAATTTGCTCTGGATGATTTTGGGACAGGGATGGCGAGTTTAGCCTATCTCAAAGAATTACCCCTGAACTTTGTCAAAATTGATGGGATGTTTGTGCGGGACTTAACGACTAACCCTGTTTCGGAAGCTATTGTGTCTGCTATTGTGCAAATTACCCAGGTGAAGGGAACTCAGACAATTGCCGAATATGTAGAAAATGCGGCGATTTTGGAACGATTGAAAGCCTTAGGCGTTGGCTATGCTCAGGGGTTTTACTTAGGTAAGCCACAACCCATTAGCTGGTTTAACCCAGAAGTCGCTTTCCTGGGGCAGCAACGGAGGTCATGA
- the topA gene encoding type I DNA topoisomerase: MSTLVIVESPTKARTIRNYLPSDYRVEASMGHVRDLPQSATEIPASVKEEKWAQLGVNVEANFEPIYVIPKDKKKVVQQLKDALKDATELVLATDEDREGESISWHLLQVLKPKVPTKRMVFHEITQEAIKKALKNCRNIDEQLVHAQETRRILDRLVGYTLSPLLWKKIAWGLSAGRVQSVSVRLLVNRERQRRAFRQGSYWDLKAILEQGKTPFDSRLVAVGGVKVATGGDFDPNTGQIIARRQVRLLSEAEARELRERLLDKTWTVTDLEERPVTRKPSAPFTTSTLQQEANRKLRLSARDTMRTAQSLYEQGYITYMRTDSVHLSEQAIAAARSCVEQKYGQQYLSPKPRQYATKSKGAQEAHEAIRPAGSTFRTPKETGLGGRELALYDLIWKRTVACQMADSRQTQITVQLQVEDAGFRSSGKRIDFPGYLRAYVEGSDDPEAALEDQEVILPPLKVGDHPNCRELEADGHETQPPARYTEASLVKMLESEGIGRPSTYASIIDTIQDKGYAQMNGNALVPTFTAFAVTALLEKYFPNLVDTSFTSKMEQTLDEISSGEADWLPYLREFYLGEKGLETQVKEQESQIDPNEARTVELENLVAKVRIGKFGAYIEAENGDGVVTASIPKDLTPAELDPEQVEVLLRQKTEGPDKLGRHPETGEPIYILRGPYGPYVRLGDVSEENKKPKQASLPKGVNIEDVTLEMALGLLALPRTLGVHPATGGKIQASLGRFGPYVVHDQGKEGKDYRSLKPHDNVLTITLERALELLSEPKKGRSGAGKTKKALRELGAHPKDNEPVNIYDGPYGPYVKHGKTNVSLPEGQSVEEMTMEAAVELLSAKESTKKSSSKSRKSTSSTKSKSSGTSSSTQTTKKKTAASTSTKKK; this comes from the coding sequence ATGTCAACCCTTGTTATCGTTGAATCTCCTACCAAAGCACGCACCATCCGCAATTACTTGCCCTCTGACTATCGCGTCGAGGCATCGATGGGGCATGTGCGCGATCTGCCTCAGTCCGCCACGGAAATTCCGGCGTCCGTGAAAGAAGAAAAATGGGCGCAGTTGGGAGTGAATGTAGAAGCTAACTTTGAACCGATATACGTCATTCCTAAAGATAAAAAGAAAGTTGTTCAGCAGCTCAAAGACGCCCTGAAAGACGCGACAGAACTTGTCCTCGCGACAGACGAAGACCGCGAAGGGGAAAGCATCAGTTGGCATTTGCTGCAAGTGCTCAAGCCGAAAGTCCCCACCAAGCGGATGGTGTTTCATGAGATCACCCAGGAAGCGATTAAGAAAGCGCTGAAAAACTGCCGTAATATCGACGAACAACTGGTTCACGCTCAAGAAACTCGACGGATTTTAGACCGACTGGTGGGTTACACCCTCTCTCCGCTGCTGTGGAAGAAAATTGCTTGGGGGTTGTCTGCCGGTCGCGTCCAGTCGGTATCCGTGCGCCTATTGGTGAATAGAGAACGCCAGCGTCGAGCCTTCCGTCAGGGGAGTTACTGGGATTTGAAGGCCATTTTAGAACAGGGCAAAACTCCCTTTGATTCCCGACTTGTCGCCGTAGGTGGTGTGAAAGTGGCAACGGGTGGTGACTTCGACCCCAACACGGGTCAAATTATCGCCCGTCGCCAGGTTAGATTACTCAGTGAAGCCGAAGCCAGAGAACTGCGAGAACGCCTGCTCGATAAAACCTGGACGGTGACGGATTTAGAAGAACGTCCCGTCACCCGCAAACCCTCGGCACCGTTTACGACTTCGACCCTACAGCAGGAAGCCAACCGCAAACTGCGCCTGTCGGCTCGTGACACGATGCGAACCGCTCAAAGTCTGTATGAACAAGGGTATATTACCTACATGCGGACAGACTCGGTGCATTTATCCGAACAAGCGATCGCCGCCGCACGGAGTTGCGTCGAGCAAAAGTACGGTCAACAATACCTCAGCCCCAAACCCCGGCAGTACGCCACCAAAAGCAAAGGCGCTCAAGAAGCTCACGAAGCGATTCGCCCTGCTGGTAGCACGTTCCGGACTCCCAAAGAAACGGGCTTGGGGGGTCGAGAACTCGCTCTCTACGACCTGATCTGGAAACGCACGGTGGCTTGCCAAATGGCAGACTCCCGGCAAACCCAAATCACCGTTCAGCTACAAGTTGAAGATGCGGGTTTTCGTTCGAGTGGGAAGCGCATCGACTTCCCCGGTTATTTACGCGCCTACGTTGAAGGCTCTGATGACCCTGAAGCGGCGCTAGAAGACCAGGAAGTGATTCTGCCACCGCTCAAAGTAGGCGACCATCCTAACTGCCGTGAACTCGAAGCGGATGGTCACGAAACCCAACCGCCCGCCCGCTATACCGAAGCCTCTTTGGTGAAAATGCTGGAAAGTGAGGGAATTGGGCGTCCCAGTACCTACGCCAGCATTATTGACACTATCCAGGACAAAGGCTACGCCCAAATGAACGGCAACGCCTTGGTGCCCACCTTCACCGCCTTTGCTGTCACCGCCTTACTCGAAAAGTACTTTCCCAACCTAGTGGATACCAGTTTCACCTCCAAAATGGAGCAAACCCTCGACGAGATTTCCAGTGGGGAAGCGGATTGGCTGCCCTACCTGCGGGAATTTTATCTGGGAGAGAAAGGACTGGAGACTCAGGTTAAAGAACAAGAAAGCCAAATTGATCCCAATGAAGCCCGTACCGTTGAACTGGAGAACCTGGTGGCGAAAGTCCGGATCGGTAAGTTTGGTGCTTACATCGAAGCGGAGAATGGCGATGGCGTAGTCACGGCATCGATCCCCAAAGACTTGACGCCAGCCGAACTTGACCCTGAGCAAGTAGAGGTACTGCTGCGGCAGAAAACAGAAGGGCCGGATAAACTCGGACGTCATCCAGAAACCGGTGAGCCGATTTACATCTTGAGAGGCCCCTATGGCCCTTATGTGCGATTGGGTGATGTATCTGAAGAGAACAAAAAACCGAAACAGGCTTCTTTACCCAAGGGCGTGAACATTGAAGATGTCACATTGGAGATGGCTTTGGGTCTTTTGGCTCTTCCCCGTACCTTAGGTGTCCATCCTGCTACAGGGGGTAAAATCCAGGCGAGTTTGGGACGCTTTGGCCCTTATGTGGTTCATGACCAAGGTAAGGAGGGGAAAGACTATCGATCGCTCAAACCCCATGACAATGTCTTGACAATTACTCTAGAACGTGCATTAGAGCTATTGTCAGAACCGAAGAAGGGGCGCAGTGGTGCAGGCAAAACCAAGAAGGCGTTACGAGAACTGGGTGCCCATCCCAAAGATAACGAACCCGTGAATATATATGATGGCCCCTATGGCCCGTATGTCAAACATGGGAAGACAAATGTTTCTTTGCCAGAAGGGCAATCGGTGGAAGAGATGACGATGGAAGCGGCAGTTGAGCTTTTATCCGCGAAGGAGTCTACGAAGAAATCGAGTAGCAAGTCGCGCAAGTCAACGAGTTCAACTAAGAGTAAGTCAAGCGGAACATCTTCTAGCACTCAGACGACCAAGAAGAAAACAGCCGCCTCGACAAGCACGAAAAAGAAATAA